A window from Calliopsis andreniformis isolate RMS-2024a chromosome 5, iyCalAndr_principal, whole genome shotgun sequence encodes these proteins:
- the Nd-18 gene encoding NADH:ubiquinone oxidoreductase subunit 18 produces the protein MALRTTSFLRKKDNATKCCGLIKRYLADSSNKDVENKDVDTSVLLTPKTPKEHFMDKQEKLYQQAMKGTITVSTVENVGLVSGVPEEHIKTRRVRIFQPAKSAMQSGTNNIHFWQIDFDTRERWENPLIGWTSTGDPMSNVKVEFASEKEAIAHCEKMGWEYYIQKPTVNNPKPRSYGTNFSWNKRTRVSTK, from the exons atGGCATTACGTACAACGTCATTTTTACGCAAAAAGGATAATGCCACAAAATGTTGCGG ATTAATAAAAAGATACCTTGCGGATTCAAGTAATAAAGATGTAGAGAATAAAGATGTAGATACATCAGTATTGTTGACTCCCAAGACTCCTAAAGAACATTTTATGGACAAACAGGAAAAGTTATATCAGCAAGCTATGAAAGGTACAATCACTGTATCTACAGTTGAAAATGTTGGTTTGGTTTCTGGTGTGCCCGAGGAGCATATAAAAACTCGCAGAGTCCGTATTTTTCAACCTGCAAAAAGTGCCATGCAATCTGGAACGAACAACATACATTTCTGGCAAATAGATTTTGATACACGCGAACGTTGGGAGAATCCACTGATAGGATGGACTTCAAC AGGTGATCCCATGTCTAATGTCAAGGTTGAGTTTGCATCCGAAAAAGAAGCCATTGCACACTGTGAAAAAATGGGATGGGAATATTATATTCAAAAGCCAACTGTCAATAATCCTAAGCCTCGCAGTTATGGTACCAATTTCTCATGGAATAAGCGTACTAGAGTTTCaactaaataa
- the LOC143179904 gene encoding dynein axonemal assembly factor 5-like isoform X1, whose protein sequence is MSTETLNCEITRICIMLQSDEKRRRIQGLKEILKILELIQPENELLKLWDAINKSLVRILNDSVEICRDQALEIIKLFINNLTPNDKYIMHLLPILCRRLGSYEQIETSEEVRLKCIVLLKIIILKYKNLLASYIDDLVKILTRTITDNYPLVKRESCDCVSEFAKNLTKYFYTQSENFVKPILGNFAHQHYRVRIASIKTIEDLILYGNSKSIEDVATPLAERLFDQNGLVRAAVVEAAGCWLLKLRDRYGWWHKILPLVLTGLHDELKDIREKAANFWDAAGQLYIEENQNDEKLKDKLDFLTAIPQHYPNVIRPNLGCRIIAQQTFSKLINGMNLELGDWMADIRVRSAQLLCVFILNIEEEVTQHITKLLPSMYRACNDEDNRVVENVERAAEYLGYFVHPKTYCHLIIPTLEETPSAGHLRVFSAILKSSKACDLVPFLEDIGKFLQQPHIYQSKKTAYQKQILSCCHSLISVCEKNCHVISRDLFIVIFTVLSMAKEYPVKLEAEKLLNALATVSSFNNIEEMYREHIGQLISSFSDCESWSVHSPDSQIFCACLIYIRKIFTFNMDLVLLILRKTMTNDADPELRLKHFILLSEYFNQESLSDIIDLKLSNEFLENCILPGLIWTAGRAAEAIRTAAVSCLCAFLESFKNDSSLEETQYFTEQNATLIFDKIIPVLISLADDNSKKSRLYSLRAMYLIMCIRKKFHDLTEDYIHRMYPVLLKRLDDGCDDIRLTSLEALVKVWNAIPKDYDLQFNKGHVDMLYTTTVIYLDDPDSEFQNVVLGSLKELSKVHPELLYYKLQNCKTNFRNQIGINALLEHCQYILSNK, encoded by the exons ATGTCTACAGAAACATTGAATTGTGAAATAACAAGGATTTGTATTATGTTGCAATCAGACGAAAAAAGACGAAGAATACAAGGCTTAAAagaaattcttaaaattttagaaCTAATACAGCCAGAGAATGAACTTCTTAAATTGTGGGATGCAATAAACAAATCTTTAGTGAGAATTTTAAACGACTCTGTAGAAATTTGTCGTGATCAAGCAttagaaattattaaattatttataaataacttAACACCTAATGATAAATATATTATGCACTTGCTTCCAATTTTATGTAGAAGATTAGGATCTTATGAGCAAATAGAAACTTCAGAAGAAGTCAGACTGAAGTGTattgtattattaaaaataattatattaaaatataaaaacttaCTGGCATCATATATAGATGATTTAGTAAAAATTTTAACACGCACTATTACCGATAATTACCCATTAGTTAAAAGAGAAAGTTGCGATTGTGTATCTGAGTTCGCTAAAAATTTAACGAAATATTTTTACACACAATCGGAGAATTTTGTGAAACCCATTTTAGGTAATTTTGCACATCAACATTATAGAGTTAGAATTGCTTCTATTAAAACAATAGAAGATTTAATTCTGTATGGAAATAGTAAGTCAATAGAAGATGTAGCTACACCTTTAGCAGAAAGACTATTTGATCAAAATGGACTTGTTAGAGCAG CTGTAGTAGAGGCAGCAGGTTGTTGGCTTTTAAAACTAAGAGATCGATATGGTTGGTGGCACAAAATTCTTCCATTAGTTTTAACAGGCCTTCATGATGAATTAAAAGATATTAGAGAAAAAGCTGCAAATTTTTGGGATGCTGCAGGACAACTATATATCGAAGAAAATCAGAATGATGAAAAATTAAAAGACAAATTGGATTTTCTTACAGCAATTCCTCAGCACTATCCTAATG ttattagacCGAACCTAGGATGCCGTATAATAGCACAGCAGACTTTCAGTAAATTAATAAATGGAATGAACTTAGAGTTAGGAGATTGGATGGCTGATATACGAGTGCGGTCTGCACAGTTACTCTGTGTGTTCATTTTAAACATAGAAGAAGAAGTAACACAACATATCACAAAACTCTTACCTTCTATGTATCG GGCTTGTAATGATGAAGATAATAGAGTCGTAGAAAATGTAGAAAGAGCAGCTGAATATTTGGGATATTTTGTACATCCAAAGACTTACTGTCACTTAATAATTCCTACTCTTGAAGAAACTCCATCTGCAGGCCATTTAAGAGTATTTTCTGCGATTCTAAAAAGTAGCAAGGCCTGTGATCTTGTCCCATTCTTAGAAGATATTGGAAAATTTTTACAACAACCACATATTTATCAAAGTAAAAAAACTGCGTACCAGAAACAAATACTTTCTTGTTGTCACTCTTTAATTTCAGTATGCGAAAAG AACTGTCACGTTATATCAAGAGATTTATTTATAGTAATATTTACTGTTTTATCAATGGCCAAAGAGTATCCAGTGAAACTGGAAGCAGAAAAACTATTAAACGCTCTTGCAACCGTTAGTTCTTTCAACAATATTGAAGAAATGTATCGTGAACATATAGGACAATTAATTTCATCATTTTCTGATTGTGAATCATGGTCAGTTCACAGTCCTGATTCACAAATTTTCTGTGCATGCCTGATTTATATCAGAAAAATTTTCACTTTCAATATGGACCTTGTACTATTAATCCTAAGGAAAACCATGACAAACGATGCTGATCCTGAATTAAGACTGAAACATTTCATTCTGTTATCAGAATATTTTAACCAAGAATCTTTAAGTGATATTATAGACCTGAAATTGTCTAATGAATTTCTGGAAAATTGTATACTTCCTGGATTAATTTGGACCGCAGGAAGAGCCGCTGAAGCTATTCGTACTGCTGCAGTATCTTGTCTATGCGCATTCTTAGAGAGCTTTAAAAACGACTCTTCACTAGAAGAAACTCAATATTTTACTGAACAAAACGCTACGCTAATATTTGATAAAATAATCCCAGTTTTAATTAGTCTTGCAGATGATAATTCTAAGAAAAGCAGATTGTATTCTTTACGTGCTATGTACTTGATAATGTGCATTAGAAAAAAATTTCATGATCTTACAGAAGATTATATACATAGGATGTATCCCGTCTTACTCAAAAGACTTGATGATGGATGTGATGATATTAGATTAACATCATTAGAAGCTCTGGTAAAAGTTTGGAATGCTATACCCAAGGATTATGACTTACAATTCAATAAAGGGCATGTAGATATGCTATATACTACAACTGTAATTTACTTAGATGATCCAGACAGTGAATTTCAAAATGTTGTACTAG GTAGTTTAAAAGAATTATCAAAAGTTCATCCAGAGTTACTTTACTACAAGCTTCAAAATTGTAAGACAAACTTCAGAAATCAAATCGGTATAAATGCACTTCTAGAACACTGTCAATATATTTTAAGTAATAAGTAA
- the LOC143179906 gene encoding phosphoribosyl pyrophosphate synthase-associated protein 2, which translates to MDKPVSSDIVLIAGNSHPELANLIANRLGVKHGGCSVYHKSNRETMVEIGDSVRSKDLYIIQTGTKDVNNNIMELLIMAYACKTSSAKNIVGVIPYLPYSKQCKMRKRGCIVSKLLAKMLCKSGLTHIITMDLHQKEIQGFFDVPVDNLRASPFLLQYIQESIPDYHNSVIVARNPGSAKKATSYAERLRLGIAVIHGEQREAESDMNDGRYSPPALASRTMEVGVGVPMHPAKEKPPINVVGDVGGRIAIMVDDMIDDVQSYVAAAEVLKERGAYKIYVLATHGLLSSDAPRLIEESPIDEVVVTNTVPHDVQKMQCPKIKTVDISILLAEAIRRIHNKESMSYLFKNVTLED; encoded by the exons ATGGATAAACCTGTATCATCTGATATTGTACTTATTGCGGGTAATTCTCATCCAGAATTGGCTAATCTTATTGCCAA TCGATTGGGGGTTAAACATGGAGGATGCTCTGTATATCACAAATCAAATCGTGAAACTATGGTTGAAATTGGAGACTCCGTACGTAGCAAGGATCTTTATATTATTCAGACTGGAACAAAAGATGTGAATAACAATATAATGGAACTTTTGATCATGGCATATGCATGCAAGACCTCATCTGCAAAAAATATTGTTGGTGTCATTCCATATCTACCTTACTCAAAACAATGTAAAATGCGTAAACGTGGCTGTATAGTTTCAAAACTATTAGCAAAAATGCTCTGCAAGAGTGGACTGACTCATATAATAACCATGGATTTACATCAGAAAGAAATACAAGGATTCTTTGATGTTCCTGTAGATAATCTACGTGCTAGTCCTTTTCTATTACAGTATATTCAAGAATCT ATTCCAGATTATCATAATTCAGTAATAGTTGCCAGAAATCCTGGTAGCGCAAAAAAAGCAACTAGCTATGCAGAACGACTACGTTTGGGTATAGCAGTTATTCATGGGGAGCAACGAGAAGCAGAGTCAGATATGAATGATGGACGTTATTCCCCACCAGCTTTGGCTTCACGAACAATGGAGGTTGGAGTTGGTGTTCCTATGCACCCTGCAAAAGAAAAACCACCAATTAATGTTGTGGGAGATGTAGGTGGACGTATAGCTATCATGGTG gaTGACATGATAGATGATGTTCAATCATATGTGGCTGCAGCAGAAGTTCTTAAAGAACGGGGTGCATACAAAATTTATGTTTTAGCGACCCATGGTCTTTTAAGCTCTGATGCTCCAAGATTAATAGAAGAATCTCCAATTGATGAG GTTGTTGTAACCAATACAGTTCCTCATGATGTCCAAAAAATGCAGTGCCCGAAAATAAAGACTGTTGATATCAGTATTTTGCTGGCAGAGGCTATTAGGCGTATTCACAACAAAGAATCTATGTCCTATTTGTTTAAAAATGTCACATTAGAAGATTAA
- the Rhogdi gene encoding rho GDP-dissociation inhibitor — protein MSELNTDHVDSIEEELEVESNYKPPPEKTIEQILETDKEDESLRKYKATLLGEAKSGSIVVDPNDPRKVIVKKLALCVADRPDMELDLTGDLTQLKKQTFVIKEGVSYRIRIDFIVQREIVHGLKYVQKTYRLGVPVDKMMHMVGSYPPKTEVQSYTTPAEDAPAGVMARGSYSVSSLFTDDDKHEHLKWEWSFEIKKDWKE, from the exons ATGTCAGAACTTAACACAGACCACGTTGATTCCATTGAAGAAGAATTAGAAGTAGAATCCAACTACAAACCTCCACCAGAAAAAACGATAGAACAGATATTAGAAACAGATAAAGAAGATGAAAGTTTGCGCAAATATAAAGCAACTTTGTTAGGGGAAGCAAAGTCTGGCAGTATTGTAGTAG ATCCAAATGATCCAAGAAAAGTAATAGTAAAAAAATTAGCACTCTGTGTGGCTGACCGACCTGATATGGAGTTAGATTTAACTGGTGATCTTACTCAGCTGAAGAAACAAACATTTGTAATAAAGGAAGGTGTTAGTTACAGAATTAGGATTGACTTTATAGTACAACGTGAAATTGTGCATGGGTTAAAATATGTTCAAAAAACATATCGCCTTGGAGTACCAG TTGATAAAATGATGCATATGGTTGGCTCCTATCCACCAAAAACAGAAGTGCAATCGTATACCACACCAGCAGAAGATGCACCAGCTGGAGTAATGGCACGTGGCTCCTACAGTGTAAGCTCCTTATTTACTGACGATGACAAACACGAACATCTGAAGTGGGAGTGGTCGTTTGAAATTAAGAAAGACTGGAAAGAATAA
- the LOC143179904 gene encoding dynein axonemal assembly factor 5-like isoform X2: MSTETLNCEITRICIMLQSDEKRRRIQGLKEILKILELIQPENELLKLWDAINKSLVRILNDSVEICRDQALEIIKLFINNLTPNDKYIMHLLPILCRRLGSYEQIETSEEVRLKCIVLLKIIILKYKNLLASYIDDLVKILTRTITDNYPLVKRESCDCVSEFAKNLTKYFYTQSENFVKPILGNFAHQHYRVRIASIKTIEDLILYGNSKSIEDVATPLAERLFDQNGLVRAAVVEAAGCWLLKLRDRYGWWHKILPLVLTGLHDELKDIREKAANFWDAAGQLYIEENQNDEKLKDKLDFLTAIPQHYPNVIRPNLGCRIIAQQTFSKLINGMNLELGDWMADIRVRSAQLLCVFILNIEEEVTQHITKLLPSMYRACNDEDNRVVENVERAAEYLGYFVHPKTYCHLIIPTLEETPSAGHLRVFSAILKSSKACDLVPFLEDIGKFLQQPHIYQSKKTAYQKQILSCCHSLISVCEKNCHVISRDLFIVIFTVLSMAKEYPVKLEAEKLLNALATVSSFNNIEEMYREHIGQLISSFSDCESWSVHSPDSQIFCACLIYIRKIFTFNMDLVLLILRKTMTNDADPELRLKHFILLSEYFNQESLSDIIDLKLSNEFLENCILPGLIWTAGRAAEAIRTAAVSCLCAFLESFKNDSSLEETQYFTEQNATLIFDKIIPVLISLADDNSKKSRLYSLRAMYLIMCIRKKFHDLTEDYIHRMYPVLLKRLDDGCDDIRLTSLEALVKVWNAIPKDYDLQFNKGHVDMLYTTTVIYLDDPDSEFQNVVLV, encoded by the exons ATGTCTACAGAAACATTGAATTGTGAAATAACAAGGATTTGTATTATGTTGCAATCAGACGAAAAAAGACGAAGAATACAAGGCTTAAAagaaattcttaaaattttagaaCTAATACAGCCAGAGAATGAACTTCTTAAATTGTGGGATGCAATAAACAAATCTTTAGTGAGAATTTTAAACGACTCTGTAGAAATTTGTCGTGATCAAGCAttagaaattattaaattatttataaataacttAACACCTAATGATAAATATATTATGCACTTGCTTCCAATTTTATGTAGAAGATTAGGATCTTATGAGCAAATAGAAACTTCAGAAGAAGTCAGACTGAAGTGTattgtattattaaaaataattatattaaaatataaaaacttaCTGGCATCATATATAGATGATTTAGTAAAAATTTTAACACGCACTATTACCGATAATTACCCATTAGTTAAAAGAGAAAGTTGCGATTGTGTATCTGAGTTCGCTAAAAATTTAACGAAATATTTTTACACACAATCGGAGAATTTTGTGAAACCCATTTTAGGTAATTTTGCACATCAACATTATAGAGTTAGAATTGCTTCTATTAAAACAATAGAAGATTTAATTCTGTATGGAAATAGTAAGTCAATAGAAGATGTAGCTACACCTTTAGCAGAAAGACTATTTGATCAAAATGGACTTGTTAGAGCAG CTGTAGTAGAGGCAGCAGGTTGTTGGCTTTTAAAACTAAGAGATCGATATGGTTGGTGGCACAAAATTCTTCCATTAGTTTTAACAGGCCTTCATGATGAATTAAAAGATATTAGAGAAAAAGCTGCAAATTTTTGGGATGCTGCAGGACAACTATATATCGAAGAAAATCAGAATGATGAAAAATTAAAAGACAAATTGGATTTTCTTACAGCAATTCCTCAGCACTATCCTAATG ttattagacCGAACCTAGGATGCCGTATAATAGCACAGCAGACTTTCAGTAAATTAATAAATGGAATGAACTTAGAGTTAGGAGATTGGATGGCTGATATACGAGTGCGGTCTGCACAGTTACTCTGTGTGTTCATTTTAAACATAGAAGAAGAAGTAACACAACATATCACAAAACTCTTACCTTCTATGTATCG GGCTTGTAATGATGAAGATAATAGAGTCGTAGAAAATGTAGAAAGAGCAGCTGAATATTTGGGATATTTTGTACATCCAAAGACTTACTGTCACTTAATAATTCCTACTCTTGAAGAAACTCCATCTGCAGGCCATTTAAGAGTATTTTCTGCGATTCTAAAAAGTAGCAAGGCCTGTGATCTTGTCCCATTCTTAGAAGATATTGGAAAATTTTTACAACAACCACATATTTATCAAAGTAAAAAAACTGCGTACCAGAAACAAATACTTTCTTGTTGTCACTCTTTAATTTCAGTATGCGAAAAG AACTGTCACGTTATATCAAGAGATTTATTTATAGTAATATTTACTGTTTTATCAATGGCCAAAGAGTATCCAGTGAAACTGGAAGCAGAAAAACTATTAAACGCTCTTGCAACCGTTAGTTCTTTCAACAATATTGAAGAAATGTATCGTGAACATATAGGACAATTAATTTCATCATTTTCTGATTGTGAATCATGGTCAGTTCACAGTCCTGATTCACAAATTTTCTGTGCATGCCTGATTTATATCAGAAAAATTTTCACTTTCAATATGGACCTTGTACTATTAATCCTAAGGAAAACCATGACAAACGATGCTGATCCTGAATTAAGACTGAAACATTTCATTCTGTTATCAGAATATTTTAACCAAGAATCTTTAAGTGATATTATAGACCTGAAATTGTCTAATGAATTTCTGGAAAATTGTATACTTCCTGGATTAATTTGGACCGCAGGAAGAGCCGCTGAAGCTATTCGTACTGCTGCAGTATCTTGTCTATGCGCATTCTTAGAGAGCTTTAAAAACGACTCTTCACTAGAAGAAACTCAATATTTTACTGAACAAAACGCTACGCTAATATTTGATAAAATAATCCCAGTTTTAATTAGTCTTGCAGATGATAATTCTAAGAAAAGCAGATTGTATTCTTTACGTGCTATGTACTTGATAATGTGCATTAGAAAAAAATTTCATGATCTTACAGAAGATTATATACATAGGATGTATCCCGTCTTACTCAAAAGACTTGATGATGGATGTGATGATATTAGATTAACATCATTAGAAGCTCTGGTAAAAGTTTGGAATGCTATACCCAAGGATTATGACTTACAATTCAATAAAGGGCATGTAGATATGCTATATACTACAACTGTAATTTACTTAGATGATCCAGACAGTGAATTTCAAAATGTTGTACTAG TTTAA